One window from the genome of Cricetulus griseus strain 17A/GY chromosome 2, alternate assembly CriGri-PICRH-1.0, whole genome shotgun sequence encodes:
- the LOC100751152 gene encoding olfactory receptor 2A12 isoform X2 produces the protein MWMIPEQNQSWVSEFILLGFSSDPTTNSILFTVFLLIYLSSVMGNGLIIMLICMDTQLHTPMYFFLCILAMLDLCYVTTTMPQMLVHLLAKSQTISFASCWLQMYVFGALAATECILFVVMAYDRYVAICYPLHYTVILNWGLCLWLAAGSCFCGFLSALLHTFFTMSLPYCGPNKVNHYFCEGPAVRSLACMDTHLIEMVDQILISLMSLTPISLIVASYVHIVMAILKIKSTQGRCKAFSTCASHLTVVTLFYVPASYMYMRPKSSYSPERDKQISLFYNAFTALLNPVVYSLRNKDIKGAFLKVIGHGKVDC, from the coding sequence ATGTGGATGATTCCAGAGCAGAACCAAAGCTGGGTTTCTGAGTTTATCCTGCTTGGCTTCTCCAGTGACCCCACAACCAACAGCATCCTCTTCACTGTGTTCCTTCTCATCTACCTGAGCTCAGTCATGGGCAATGGGCTCATCATCATGCTGATCTGCATGGACACACAGCTGCACAcgcccatgtacttcttcctctgtATACTCGCCATGTTGGATCTGTGCTATGTCACCACCACCATGCCCCAGATGTTGGTGCATCTTCTTGCTAAATCCCAGACAATCTCTTTTGCTAGCTGCTGGCTGCAGATGTATGTATTTGGTGCCCTGGCTGCTACTGAGTGCATCTTGTTTGTTGTTATGGCTTATGACAGATATGTGGCCATTTGCTACCCATTGCATTATACTGTCATCCTCAACTGGGGACTGTGCCTATGGCTGGCAGCTGGGTCTTGTTTTTGTggtttcctctctgctttgttACATACTTTCTTCACCATGAGTCTGCCATATTGTGGTCCCAACAAGGTCAACCACTACTTCTGTGAAGGCCCTGCAGTGCGTAGCCTGGCTTGCATGGATACCCACCTCATTGAAATGGTAGACCAGATCTTGATTTCTCTCATGAGTCTTACTCCAATTTCCCTTATTGTTGCCTCCTATGTTCATATTGTCATGGCAATTCTCAAGATCAAGTCTACCCAGGGCCGCTGTAAGGCTTTCTCTACCTGTGCCTCTCACCTGACTGTGGTCACATTGTTCTATGTTCCAGCCTCTTACATGTACATGAGACCCAAATCCAGCTACTCACCTGagagagacaagcagatttcACTCTTTTACAATGCCTTCACAGCCCTGCTCAACCCTGTGGTCTACAGTCTGAGGAACAAAGACATAAAAGGGGCATTTCTCAAGGTGATAGGGCATGGCAAGGTAGACTGCTGA
- the LOC100751444 gene encoding olfactory receptor 2D3-like, with protein MWMIPEQNQSWVSEFILLGLSSDPTTNSILFTVFLLIYLSSVMGNGLIIMLICMDTQLHTPMYFFLCILAVLDMCHVTTTMPQMLVHLLAKSRTISFAGCWLQMYVFGALATTECTLFVIMAYDRYVAICYPLHYTVILNWGLCLWLAAGSCFCAFLSALLHTFFTMSLPYCGPNKVNHYFCEGPAVRSLACMDTHLIEMVDQVLIVLIGLTPISLIVASYVHIVMAILKIKSTQGRCKAFSTCASHLTVVSFFYGPGIYIYIRPTSSYSPERDKQISLFYNAFTTLLNPVVYSMRNKDIKRAFLKVIGYGKVDC; from the coding sequence ATGTGGATGATTCCAGAGCAGAACCAAAGCTGGGTTTCTGAGTTTATCCTGCTTGGCCTCTCCAGTGACCCCACAACAAACAGCATCCTCTTCACTGTGTTCCTTCTCATCTACCTGAGCTCAGTCATGGGCAATGGGCTCATCATCATGCTGATCTGCATGGACACACAGCTGCACAcgcccatgtacttcttcctctgtATACTTGCAGTGTTGGATATGTGCCATGTCACCACCACCATGCCCCAGATGTTGGTGCATCTTCTTGCTAAATCTCGGACCATCTCctttgctggctgctggctgcagaTGTATGTGTTCGGTGCTCTGGCCACTACTGAGTGCACCTTGTTTGTTATCATGGCTTATGACAGATATGTGGCCATTTGCTACCCATTGCATTATACTGTCATCCTCAACTGGGGACTGTGCCTATGGTTGGCAGCTGGGTCTTGTTTTTGTgctttcctctctgctttgttACATACTTTCTTCACCATGAGTCTGCCATATTGTGGTCCCAACAAGGTCAACCACTACTTCTGTGAAGGCCCTGCAGTGCGTAGCCTGGCTTGCATGGATACCCACCTCATTGAAATGGTGGACCAGGTCTTGATTGTTCTTATCGGTCTTACTCCAATTTCCCTTATTGTTGCCTCCTATGTTCATATTGTCATGGCAATTCTCAAGATCAAGTCTACCCAGGGTCGCTGTAAGGCTTTCTCTACCTGTGCCTCTCACCTGACTGTGGTCTCATTCTTCTACGGTCCTGGCATTTACATCTACATTAGGCCCACCTCCAGCTACTCCCCTGagagagacaagcagatttcACTCTTTTACAATGCCTTCACAACCTTGCTCAACCCTGTGGTCTACAGTATGAGGAACAAAGACATTAAGAGGGCATTTCTCAAGGTGATAGGGTATGGCAAGGTGGACTGCTGA